One stretch of Punica granatum isolate Tunisia-2019 chromosome 5, ASM765513v2, whole genome shotgun sequence DNA includes these proteins:
- the LOC116208690 gene encoding auxin response factor 3-like isoform X2: protein MAGLIDLNTVDDDEAPPTSAPLSSPSTSSSALSASNSNASSSSSAVAAAPPTAAPYPVCLELWQACAGPLISLPRKGSGVAYFPQGQLEQSSDLPVPACRLPPHVFCRVVDVKLYADATSSDDAYAQVALLPEHEQNEQKQRQRDLEAEAEEDETEPAGKSTTPHMFCKTLTASDTSTHGGFSVPRRAAEDCFPPLDYSQQRPSQELVAKDLHSLEWKFRHIYRGQPRRHLLTTGWSAFVNKKKLVSGDAVLFLRGEDGELRLGIRRAAQVKGSATHPSLRIQHLNQSALMEIPKALSVGGVFNVYYDPRSTTSQFITPYRKFFKSLDCSFTPGMRFKMRFEGEDASGQRYSGFITGVSDIDPIRWPGSKWRCLTVRWDNMDAIRCNRICPWEIESCSSVPAANGFKLPGSKRTRFGIPPVGPEYPVPNGFGAPDFGESYRFQKVLQGQENSGFDAAACNGMESQNRPLSELRRNLLGSNGSEAIGTAYNCTGFGESFRFHKVLQGQETFPRQSYGQSIYDNEVRANRRFGSFDTVQAVSSWNEWPGSTFMMGPNSHVGPQALPAQASSLSSVLTFPNAMTNFKMLPCLHEASKGLRVGNEGLKGDSLLWDGKLGIPDDCNHSRPLPPSHHKGNRDVAPFKRGCRLFGFSLMEGEKFSEKEADLGPPPLNPDASICSQLSTKEFVTSIL, encoded by the exons ATGGCGGGCTTGATTGACCTCAACACTGTCGACGACGACGAGGCCCCGCCCACTTCCGCCCCCTTATCTTCCCcctccacctcctcctccgcccTAAGCGCCTCCAACTCCAacgcctcctcctcctcctctgccGTCGCCGCTGCCCCGCCTACCGCCGCTCCCTACCCGGTGTGCCTCGAGCTCTGGCAGGCCTGCGCGGGTCCCCTGATTTCCCTGCCGCGGAAAGGCAGCGGCGTCGCGTACTTCCCCCAGGGCCAGCTCGAGCAGAGCTCCGACCTCCCCGTCCCCGCCTGCCGCCTCCCTCCACACGTCTTCTGCCGCGTCGTCGACGTCAAGCTCTAT GCAGATGCGACCTCCTCCGATGATGCTTATGCTCAGGTTGCACTGCTTCCTGAGCACGAG CAAAATGAGCAGAAACAGCGACAAAGGGACTTGGAAGCAGAAGCTGAGGAGGATGAGACTGAACCTGCTGGGAAGTCTACCACTCCCCACATGTTCTGCAAGACCCTCACTGCTTCCGACACGAGCACTCATGGTGGATTCTCTGTCCCTCGGCGGGCTGCTGAGGACTGCTTCCCTCCCCTG GACTACAGCCAACAGAGGCCATCACAAGAGCTCGTAGCAAAAGATCTACATAGCTTGGAATGGAAGTttagacatatatataggg GTCAGCCACGGAGGCATTTGCTCACTACAGGATGGAGTGCATTCGTGAACAAGAAGAAGCTTGTATCTGGAGATGCCGTGCTTTTCCTCAG GGGTGAAGATGGCGAATTAAGACTGGGAATCAGGAGAGCTGCTCAAGTTAAAGGTTCTGCTACTCACCCATCTCTCCGAATCCAACACCTGAATCAGAGTGCTCTTATGGAAATCCCAAAGGCTCTTTCAGTTGGAGGCGTCTTCAATGTCTACTATGATCCAAG ATCAACCACTTCTCAGTTTATAACACCTTACCGCAAGTTCTTCAAGAGCCTCGATTGCTCTTTTACCCCTGGGATGAGGTTCAAAATGCGTTTTGAAGGAGAGGATGCATCCGGGCAGAG GTACTCGGGATTTATTACTGGCGTCAGCGATATTGATCCCATTAGATGGCCCGGTTCAAAATGGAGGTGTTTAACA GTTAGGTGGGACAATATGGATGCCATTCGATGCAACAGGATTTGTCCATGGGAAATTGAGTCATGCAGTTCGGTACCTGCTGCAAATGGCTTTAAGTTGCCTGGCTCTAAGCGGACCCGGTTCGGGATACCTCCAGTCGGTCCAGAATATCCAGTTCCAA ATGGATTTGGAGCACCAGACTTTGGGGAATCTTATAGGTTCCAAAAGGTCTTGCAAGGTCAAGAAAACTCGGGTTTTGATGCTGCCGCTTGTAATGGTATGGAATCTCAGAACCGTCCTCTCTCTGAACTGAGAAGGAACTTATTGGGTTCGAATGGTTCTGAAGCCATAGGCACAGCTTATAACTGCACAGGCTTTGGTGAATCTTTCCGATTCCATAAGGTCTTGCAAGGTCAAGAAACATTCCCAAGACAGTCGTACGGGCAATCCATCTATGATAATGAGGTCCGCGCGAACAGAAGATTTGGGTCCTTTGATACTGTTCAAGCAGTGAGCTCGTGGAACGAGTGGCCTGGGTCAACCTTCATGATGGGCCCTAACTCTCATGTCGGCCCACAAGCATTACCTGCCCAGGCTTCTTCGCTATCTTCAGTGTTAACATTCCCCAATGCAATGACAAACTTCAAAATGCTCCCTTGTCTTCATGAAGCGAGTAAGGGACTTAGAGTCGGGAATGAAGGTCTGAAAGGCGATTCTTTACTTTGGGATGGAAAGCTTGGGATTCCTGATGATTGCAATCATTCACGGCCTCTGCCCCCTTCTCATCATAAAGGGAATCGGGATGTAGCTCCTTTCAAAAGAGGGTGTCGGCTATTCGGCTTCTCGTTAATGGAAGGTGAGAAGTTTTCCGAAAAAGAAGCTGACTTGGGCCCACCGCCGCTTAATCCAGATGCTTCAATTTGCTCACAGTTATCAACTAAAGAGTTCGTGACCTCCATTTTGTAA
- the LOC116208690 gene encoding auxin response factor 3-like isoform X1 gives MAGLIDLNTVDDDEAPPTSAPLSSPSTSSSALSASNSNASSSSSAVAAAPPTAAPYPVCLELWQACAGPLISLPRKGSGVAYFPQGQLEQSSDLPVPACRLPPHVFCRVVDVKLYADATSSDDAYAQVALLPEHEQNEQKQRQRDLEAEAEEDETEPAGKSTTPHMFCKTLTASDTSTHGGFSVPRRAAEDCFPPLDYSQQRPSQELVAKDLHSLEWKFRHIYRGQPRRHLLTTGWSAFVNKKKLVSGDAVLFLRGEDGELRLGIRRAAQVKGSATHPSLRIQHLNQSALMEIPKALSVGGVFNVYYDPRSTTSQFITPYRKFFKSLDCSFTPGMRFKMRFEGEDASGQRYSGFITGVSDIDPIRWPGSKWRCLTVRYEFGMVRWDNMDAIRCNRICPWEIESCSSVPAANGFKLPGSKRTRFGIPPVGPEYPVPNGFGAPDFGESYRFQKVLQGQENSGFDAAACNGMESQNRPLSELRRNLLGSNGSEAIGTAYNCTGFGESFRFHKVLQGQETFPRQSYGQSIYDNEVRANRRFGSFDTVQAVSSWNEWPGSTFMMGPNSHVGPQALPAQASSLSSVLTFPNAMTNFKMLPCLHEASKGLRVGNEGLKGDSLLWDGKLGIPDDCNHSRPLPPSHHKGNRDVAPFKRGCRLFGFSLMEGEKFSEKEADLGPPPLNPDASICSQLSTKEFVTSIL, from the exons ATGGCGGGCTTGATTGACCTCAACACTGTCGACGACGACGAGGCCCCGCCCACTTCCGCCCCCTTATCTTCCCcctccacctcctcctccgcccTAAGCGCCTCCAACTCCAacgcctcctcctcctcctctgccGTCGCCGCTGCCCCGCCTACCGCCGCTCCCTACCCGGTGTGCCTCGAGCTCTGGCAGGCCTGCGCGGGTCCCCTGATTTCCCTGCCGCGGAAAGGCAGCGGCGTCGCGTACTTCCCCCAGGGCCAGCTCGAGCAGAGCTCCGACCTCCCCGTCCCCGCCTGCCGCCTCCCTCCACACGTCTTCTGCCGCGTCGTCGACGTCAAGCTCTAT GCAGATGCGACCTCCTCCGATGATGCTTATGCTCAGGTTGCACTGCTTCCTGAGCACGAG CAAAATGAGCAGAAACAGCGACAAAGGGACTTGGAAGCAGAAGCTGAGGAGGATGAGACTGAACCTGCTGGGAAGTCTACCACTCCCCACATGTTCTGCAAGACCCTCACTGCTTCCGACACGAGCACTCATGGTGGATTCTCTGTCCCTCGGCGGGCTGCTGAGGACTGCTTCCCTCCCCTG GACTACAGCCAACAGAGGCCATCACAAGAGCTCGTAGCAAAAGATCTACATAGCTTGGAATGGAAGTttagacatatatataggg GTCAGCCACGGAGGCATTTGCTCACTACAGGATGGAGTGCATTCGTGAACAAGAAGAAGCTTGTATCTGGAGATGCCGTGCTTTTCCTCAG GGGTGAAGATGGCGAATTAAGACTGGGAATCAGGAGAGCTGCTCAAGTTAAAGGTTCTGCTACTCACCCATCTCTCCGAATCCAACACCTGAATCAGAGTGCTCTTATGGAAATCCCAAAGGCTCTTTCAGTTGGAGGCGTCTTCAATGTCTACTATGATCCAAG ATCAACCACTTCTCAGTTTATAACACCTTACCGCAAGTTCTTCAAGAGCCTCGATTGCTCTTTTACCCCTGGGATGAGGTTCAAAATGCGTTTTGAAGGAGAGGATGCATCCGGGCAGAG GTACTCGGGATTTATTACTGGCGTCAGCGATATTGATCCCATTAGATGGCCCGGTTCAAAATGGAGGTGTTTAACAGTACGTTATGAGTTTGGAATG GTTAGGTGGGACAATATGGATGCCATTCGATGCAACAGGATTTGTCCATGGGAAATTGAGTCATGCAGTTCGGTACCTGCTGCAAATGGCTTTAAGTTGCCTGGCTCTAAGCGGACCCGGTTCGGGATACCTCCAGTCGGTCCAGAATATCCAGTTCCAA ATGGATTTGGAGCACCAGACTTTGGGGAATCTTATAGGTTCCAAAAGGTCTTGCAAGGTCAAGAAAACTCGGGTTTTGATGCTGCCGCTTGTAATGGTATGGAATCTCAGAACCGTCCTCTCTCTGAACTGAGAAGGAACTTATTGGGTTCGAATGGTTCTGAAGCCATAGGCACAGCTTATAACTGCACAGGCTTTGGTGAATCTTTCCGATTCCATAAGGTCTTGCAAGGTCAAGAAACATTCCCAAGACAGTCGTACGGGCAATCCATCTATGATAATGAGGTCCGCGCGAACAGAAGATTTGGGTCCTTTGATACTGTTCAAGCAGTGAGCTCGTGGAACGAGTGGCCTGGGTCAACCTTCATGATGGGCCCTAACTCTCATGTCGGCCCACAAGCATTACCTGCCCAGGCTTCTTCGCTATCTTCAGTGTTAACATTCCCCAATGCAATGACAAACTTCAAAATGCTCCCTTGTCTTCATGAAGCGAGTAAGGGACTTAGAGTCGGGAATGAAGGTCTGAAAGGCGATTCTTTACTTTGGGATGGAAAGCTTGGGATTCCTGATGATTGCAATCATTCACGGCCTCTGCCCCCTTCTCATCATAAAGGGAATCGGGATGTAGCTCCTTTCAAAAGAGGGTGTCGGCTATTCGGCTTCTCGTTAATGGAAGGTGAGAAGTTTTCCGAAAAAGAAGCTGACTTGGGCCCACCGCCGCTTAATCCAGATGCTTCAATTTGCTCACAGTTATCAACTAAAGAGTTCGTGACCTCCATTTTGTAA